Proteins found in one Roseovarius pelagicus genomic segment:
- a CDS encoding alkane 1-monooxygenase, which produces MLLFAIATLMPAVLIALGVIHGGAVAALGLIYMTVLVAFLDRLMARETVNADPEAEFPGSTALLASLGAVHFVLLGLSVWAVAGHSGLGIMERVLIGLAAALVFGQISHPAAHELIHKPARALRLMGRLMYTSLLIGHHASAHLRVHHVHVGSDGDPNSAPLGMGFYRFALRAGPRSFRAGLTAETAMLTRADRPMWRHPYLLYIGGAVAVLLLTGTGLGLPGVLAYLAISLYAQLQIYLSDYVQHYGLRRKRRDNGSLEPVGPQHSWNAPHWFSSAVTLNAPRHSDHHVTPSRPYPGLQLNPDRMPFLPRPLPVMAAIALVPPLWRRIMDKRAARWG; this is translated from the coding sequence ATGCTGCTGTTCGCCATTGCGACACTGATGCCCGCTGTGTTGATCGCGCTGGGCGTGATTCATGGTGGTGCTGTGGCGGCGCTGGGTCTGATCTACATGACAGTGTTGGTGGCTTTTCTGGACCGACTGATGGCGCGCGAGACAGTCAACGCCGATCCAGAGGCCGAGTTTCCCGGCAGCACAGCATTGCTTGCGAGCTTGGGGGCGGTTCATTTTGTTCTTCTGGGCCTGTCGGTCTGGGCCGTTGCGGGGCACAGTGGGCTGGGCATCATGGAGCGGGTGCTGATCGGATTGGCGGCGGCACTGGTCTTTGGCCAGATATCGCACCCCGCCGCCCATGAACTGATCCACAAACCGGCGCGCGCGCTGCGCCTGATGGGGCGATTGATGTATACCAGCCTGCTGATCGGTCATCATGCCAGCGCGCATTTGCGGGTGCATCATGTACATGTGGGCAGTGATGGCGATCCCAACAGCGCGCCATTGGGGATGGGGTTCTATCGGTTTGCCCTGCGCGCTGGGCCGCGCAGCTTCCGCGCCGGGCTCACTGCCGAAACTGCGATGTTGACCCGTGCTGATCGCCCGATGTGGCGGCACCCTTATTTGCTCTATATCGGCGGTGCGGTTGCTGTCTTGTTGTTGACAGGAACGGGTCTTGGTCTGCCCGGCGTGCTGGCCTATCTGGCCATCAGCCTGTACGCGCAATTGCAAATCTACCTGTCAGATTATGTCCAGCACTACGGCTTGCGCCGTAAACGGCGCGACAATGGCTCGTTGGAGCCGGTCGGCCCGCAGCATTCATGGAACGCGCCGCACTGGTTCTCGTCGGCGGTTACGCTGAATGCCCCACGCCACTCGGATCATCATGTGACGCCATCGCGGCCCTATCCGGGCCTTCAGTTGAACCCCGACAGGATGCCATTTCTCCCGCGCCCGCTGCCGGTGATGGCCGCAATCGCGCTGGTGCCCCCGCTATGGCGACGGATCATGGATAAACGCGCTGCGCGTTGGGGGTGA
- a CDS encoding NAD(P)H-dependent oxidoreductase subunit E, which yields MALDERKGVWKSGKGKGRHTPKGRQLEDGPWAEVKALLGDTPRRHDLLIEYLHLIQDEYGHLSAAHLRALAEEMRLSMAEIYEVATFYAHFDVVKEGETPPPALTIRVCDSLSCEMAGAQALKSALEDGLDPSEVRVLRAPCMGRCDTAPVLEIGHNHIDHATPEKVHAAIAANDTHAHLPEYETLAAYRAEGGYAKLSELREGGNFEAVQAELLDAGLRGLGGAGFPSGKKWGFVRAAPGPRYLAVNGDEGEPGTFKDRYYLERVPHLFLEGMLIAAWAVEADTCFIYMRDEYPAVLGILATEIAALEAAGIVQPGYIELRRGAGAYICGEESAMIESIEGKRGMPRHRPPFVAQVGIFDRPTLVNNVETLHWVTRILREGGAILSAIEKNGRKGLRSYSVSGRVANPGVHLLPAGSTITDIIEASGGMLDGHTFKAYQPGGPSSGLLPASMDDIPLDFDTLQPHGTFIGSAAVVVLSDQDSARAAALNMLRFFEDESCGQCTPCRVGCEKAVKLMQADRWDQPLLEELCAAMGDASICGLGQAAPNPIRSAIKYFPDEV from the coding sequence ATGGCATTGGATGAGCGCAAAGGCGTCTGGAAATCCGGCAAGGGCAAGGGCCGCCACACCCCGAAAGGGCGGCAGCTGGAGGATGGACCGTGGGCAGAAGTAAAGGCGCTATTGGGTGATACACCCCGCCGCCATGACCTGCTGATCGAATATCTGCATCTTATCCAAGACGAATACGGCCATCTGTCTGCTGCGCATCTGCGCGCGCTGGCCGAGGAAATGCGTCTCTCCATGGCCGAAATCTATGAGGTTGCCACGTTCTATGCTCATTTCGACGTGGTCAAGGAAGGCGAGACACCACCGCCCGCGCTAACGATCCGGGTGTGCGATTCGCTATCATGCGAGATGGCCGGCGCGCAGGCGCTTAAATCCGCACTGGAGGACGGGCTTGACCCGTCCGAAGTGCGCGTGTTGCGCGCACCGTGCATGGGCCGCTGCGACACGGCGCCGGTTCTGGAGATCGGGCATAACCACATCGACCACGCTACGCCGGAGAAAGTGCACGCTGCCATCGCCGCGAACGATACACACGCGCACCTGCCAGAGTACGAGACACTGGCCGCCTACCGTGCGGAGGGTGGCTATGCCAAGCTGAGCGAGCTGCGCGAGGGCGGTAATTTCGAGGCAGTGCAAGCCGAGCTACTGGATGCCGGTCTGCGAGGACTAGGCGGGGCCGGGTTTCCGTCAGGTAAAAAATGGGGATTTGTACGCGCCGCCCCCGGACCACGATATCTGGCCGTTAATGGCGACGAGGGCGAGCCGGGCACGTTCAAGGACCGCTATTATCTGGAACGTGTGCCGCATCTTTTCCTTGAGGGTATGCTGATCGCCGCATGGGCGGTCGAGGCTGACACCTGTTTCATCTACATGCGCGATGAATATCCTGCCGTACTGGGCATTCTGGCCACCGAGATCGCCGCACTTGAGGCGGCCGGTATCGTGCAACCCGGATATATCGAACTGCGGCGCGGGGCCGGGGCCTATATCTGTGGCGAAGAGAGCGCGATGATCGAAAGCATCGAGGGAAAGCGCGGAATGCCGCGCCACCGTCCGCCATTCGTCGCGCAGGTCGGCATTTTTGATCGCCCGACGCTGGTGAACAATGTCGAAACGCTGCACTGGGTTACGCGTATTCTGCGCGAAGGTGGCGCAATTCTGTCTGCGATTGAGAAGAATGGGCGCAAAGGGTTGCGGTCCTATTCGGTGTCGGGTCGCGTGGCTAATCCCGGCGTACACCTGTTGCCCGCCGGATCAACCATCACTGATATTATCGAGGCCAGCGGCGGGATGTTGGATGGCCACACGTTCAAGGCGTATCAGCCGGGCGGGCCATCGTCCGGGCTGCTGCCAGCATCAATGGATGATATCCCGCTGGATTTCGACACGTTGCAACCGCATGGCACATTTATCGGTTCTGCCGCTGTGGTGGTTCTGTCGGATCAGGATTCGGCACGCGCTGCCGCGCTCAACATGTTGCGGTTTTTCGAGGATGAAAGCTGTGGTCAGTGTACGCCATGCCGGGTCGGCTGTGAAAAGGCGGTCAAACTGATG